In one Vicinamibacterales bacterium genomic region, the following are encoded:
- a CDS encoding glycosyltransferase family 4 protein, whose translation MKIHQWVPAAHRGDAIGDSARQVRDLLRAMGHDSEIFALTIDDDMRTEARPFADPGARRGDVTIFHFALPSPMTEAFAGLRGVKVLQYHNITPAAFFAAYDPGLFRLAALGRRELATLAGRVDVALGDSEFNRQELEALGFTRTGVMPIAVNLERLVGAPPRPALETILADGLINILFVGRIVPNKRIEDHIRLAEIYKRYVDAYYRFIFVGRYDGIPAYYDQIRALLAQYEDLPDRFWFTGPVPDEDLAAFYRWADVYVSLSEHEGFCVPLVEAMAADVPIVAYAAGAVPETLGGAGMLFAPKDLEVAAELVGSVVYDRGVRQGVIEGQRRRVRDFAPAKTAARLAQILENLV comes from the coding sequence GTGAAGATCCACCAGTGGGTACCGGCCGCGCATCGCGGCGACGCCATCGGCGACAGCGCCCGCCAGGTGCGCGATCTGCTGCGCGCGATGGGGCACGACTCGGAAATCTTCGCGCTGACGATCGACGACGACATGCGCACCGAGGCGCGGCCGTTCGCCGATCCTGGCGCCAGGCGTGGGGACGTCACCATCTTCCACTTCGCACTGCCCTCGCCGATGACCGAGGCGTTTGCCGGGCTGCGCGGTGTCAAGGTGCTGCAGTACCACAACATCACGCCGGCGGCGTTCTTCGCGGCCTACGACCCGGGATTGTTCCGGCTGGCGGCGCTCGGCCGCCGCGAGCTCGCCACGCTCGCCGGCCGCGTCGACGTCGCGCTCGGCGATTCCGAGTTCAACCGGCAGGAGCTCGAGGCGCTCGGATTCACGCGGACCGGGGTCATGCCGATCGCCGTCAATCTCGAGCGGCTGGTCGGGGCACCGCCGCGTCCGGCGTTGGAGACGATTCTCGCCGACGGCCTGATCAACATCCTCTTCGTCGGCCGCATCGTCCCCAACAAGCGGATCGAAGATCACATCCGACTGGCGGAGATCTACAAGCGCTACGTCGACGCCTATTACCGCTTCATCTTCGTCGGCCGCTACGACGGCATCCCGGCGTACTACGATCAGATCCGCGCGCTGCTCGCGCAGTACGAGGACCTGCCGGATCGGTTCTGGTTCACCGGGCCGGTGCCCGACGAGGATCTGGCGGCGTTCTATCGCTGGGCCGACGTCTACGTATCGCTCAGCGAGCACGAAGGGTTCTGCGTGCCACTCGTCGAAGCGATGGCGGCCGACGTGCCGATCGTCGCCTACGCGGCCGGCGCGGTGCCGGAAACGCTGGGCGGCGCCGGGATGCTGTTCGCGCCGAAGGACCTCGAGGTCGCGGCCGAACTCGTGGGCAGCGTCGTGTACGATCGCGGCGTGCGCCAGGGAGTGATCGAGGGACAGCGTCGCCGCGTCCGTGACTTCGCGCCGGCGAAGACCGCGGCGCGGCTGGCGCAAATTCTGGAAAACCTCGTGTGA
- a CDS encoding glycosyltransferase family 4 protein: protein MRIAFVVQRYGTEILGGSEYHCRLIAERLAVRHQVDVLTTCAQDYITWKNEYPEGADRVRGVTVRRFANARTRDLESFNRYSEWIFNNAHTRDDEMEWLKQQGPWCPALVDYVERHHQQYDVLIFMTYLYAPTVLGVRVAPHKSILVPTAHDEPAIHLGIYREMFSAPAGIAYNTDVERRFLTTHFSIRAVEEETVGCGVDLIGKEPKEAKDTKEPKEPKEQEPKEPKESKELDEDDEPIPDDEQPPSYRPHLAGRGVLFKRRHRLHGPMALYGGRIDPGKGCEELIEYFSAYVQDGGDASLVLMGVKLMPLPEERFLHFAGRLPDNERLQALEAATVVVVPSPYESLSLLALEAFAVGTPILANARSEVLVDHCQKSNAGLYYADRDEFVEALKMLVADPRLRAAMGRQGRAYVQRNYRWDVIISKYERMFAKLRGR from the coding sequence ATGAGAATCGCCTTTGTCGTGCAACGCTACGGTACCGAGATCCTCGGCGGATCCGAGTATCACTGCCGGCTGATCGCCGAGCGGCTGGCCGTCCGCCATCAGGTCGACGTCCTGACCACCTGCGCGCAGGACTACATCACCTGGAAGAACGAATACCCGGAAGGGGCGGATCGGGTGCGCGGCGTGACGGTGCGCCGCTTCGCCAACGCGCGGACGCGCGACCTCGAGTCGTTCAACCGCTACTCCGAGTGGATCTTCAACAACGCGCACACGCGCGACGACGAGATGGAGTGGCTCAAGCAGCAGGGGCCGTGGTGCCCGGCGCTGGTGGACTACGTCGAACGTCACCACCAGCAGTACGACGTGCTGATTTTCATGACTTATCTCTACGCGCCGACCGTGCTCGGCGTGCGCGTGGCTCCCCACAAGAGCATCCTCGTGCCGACCGCGCACGACGAGCCGGCGATCCATCTCGGAATCTACCGGGAGATGTTCAGCGCTCCGGCGGGCATCGCCTACAACACCGACGTCGAGCGGCGTTTCCTGACGACCCACTTCTCGATTCGCGCGGTCGAGGAGGAAACGGTTGGCTGCGGCGTCGATCTGATTGGGAAGGAACCGAAGGAAGCGAAGGACACCAAGGAACCGAAGGAGCCGAAGGAGCAGGAGCCGAAGGAGCCGAAGGAATCGAAGGAGCTTGACGAGGACGACGAGCCGATACCGGACGACGAGCAGCCGCCGAGCTATCGGCCGCACCTGGCCGGGCGTGGCGTGTTGTTCAAGCGCCGTCATCGGCTGCACGGGCCGATGGCGCTCTACGGCGGTCGCATCGATCCTGGCAAGGGCTGCGAGGAGCTGATCGAGTACTTCAGCGCGTACGTGCAGGATGGCGGCGACGCGTCACTCGTGCTGATGGGCGTGAAGCTGATGCCGCTGCCGGAAGAGCGATTCCTGCACTTCGCCGGCCGGCTTCCCGACAACGAGCGCCTGCAGGCGCTCGAAGCCGCGACGGTGGTCGTCGTCCCGTCGCCGTACGAGAGCCTGTCGCTGCTCGCGCTCGAAGCCTTTGCCGTGGGCACGCCGATCCTGGCCAACGCGCGCAGCGAGGTGCTCGTCGACCACTGCCAGAAGTCGAACGCCGGCCTGTACTATGCCGATCGGGACGAGTTCGTGGAAGCGCTGAAGATGCTGGTGGCCGATCCCAGGCTGCGCGCCGCCATGGGGCGCCAGGGACGCGCCTACGTCCAGCGCAATTACCGGTGGGACGTGATCATCTCGAAATACGAGCGGATGTTCGCGAAGTTGCGAGGACGATAG
- a CDS encoding sigma-54 dependent transcriptional regulator, producing MSERATVLVVDDEEIMREILEALLTREGYQVRLAATAEDGLELARRGPLDAAIVDVMLPGMNGVRVLDELKKIDEDLPVLMITAFASVENAIAAMKRGAFDYISKPFKNDEVLAVLRNALAQHRLVAENRALRQNLQAHANHFGEIIGKSGRMRQVFDLIIQAAPSRTTILINGESGTGKELVARSLHQNSARSDRAFITVNSGSLPPDLLESNLFGHVKGAFTGAVYPKKGLFELADKGTIFFDEIGNIPIETQAKLLRVIQEREFMRLGGVETIKVDVRIIAATNVDLKKMMEDGKFREDLFYRLHVITVQLPPLRERKDDIALLVQHFIEKYGKENNKPNLELTAEALDLLFDYDWPGNVRELENVIERASVLSSGTRIDADLIPDNVRNGRRFQMPQFVVPPEGISYRDAETSFQRNLIESALEAAGGVQKRAAELLQIKPTTLNEMIKRHDIRPRRKKAGARTDEPDPQPEIVGADDL from the coding sequence ATGAGTGAGCGCGCCACCGTCCTCGTCGTCGACGACGAGGAGATCATGCGGGAGATTCTCGAGGCGCTGCTGACCCGCGAGGGTTATCAGGTCCGCCTCGCCGCGACCGCGGAGGACGGTCTGGAGCTCGCCCGCCGAGGGCCGCTCGACGCGGCGATCGTCGACGTGATGCTGCCCGGCATGAACGGCGTGCGGGTGCTCGACGAGCTGAAGAAGATCGACGAGGACCTGCCGGTGCTCATGATCACCGCATTTGCCTCGGTGGAAAACGCGATCGCCGCGATGAAGCGCGGCGCCTTCGACTACATCAGCAAGCCGTTCAAGAACGACGAAGTGCTCGCCGTGCTGCGCAACGCCCTGGCGCAGCACCGGCTGGTCGCCGAGAACCGCGCGCTGCGCCAGAACCTGCAGGCGCACGCCAACCACTTCGGCGAGATCATCGGCAAGAGCGGCCGGATGCGGCAGGTCTTCGACCTGATCATCCAGGCGGCGCCCAGCCGCACCACGATCCTGATCAACGGCGAGAGCGGCACCGGCAAGGAACTGGTGGCGCGTTCGCTGCACCAGAACTCGGCGCGCTCCGATCGCGCCTTCATCACCGTCAACTCGGGCAGCCTGCCCCCCGATTTGCTGGAATCCAACCTGTTCGGCCACGTCAAAGGCGCGTTCACCGGCGCCGTCTACCCCAAGAAGGGGCTGTTCGAGCTCGCCGACAAGGGGACGATTTTCTTCGACGAGATCGGCAACATTCCGATCGAGACGCAGGCCAAGCTGCTGCGCGTGATCCAGGAGCGCGAGTTCATGCGGCTCGGCGGCGTCGAGACCATCAAGGTCGACGTGCGGATCATCGCCGCCACCAACGTCGATCTGAAGAAGATGATGGAGGACGGGAAGTTCCGGGAGGACCTCTTCTACCGTCTGCACGTGATCACCGTGCAGCTGCCGCCGCTGCGCGAGCGCAAGGACGACATCGCGCTGCTGGTGCAGCATTTCATCGAGAAGTACGGCAAGGAGAACAACAAGCCGAACCTCGAGCTGACCGCCGAGGCGCTCGATCTGCTCTTCGACTACGACTGGCCGGGCAACGTGCGCGAGCTCGAGAACGTGATCGAGCGGGCCTCCGTGCTCAGCTCCGGGACGCGCATCGACGCCGACCTGATTCCGGATAACGTCCGCAACGGCCGTCGCTTCCAGATGCCGCAGTTCGTGGTGCCGCCGGAAGGCATCTCCTATCGCGACGCCGAGACGTCGTTCCAGCGCAACCTGATCGAGTCGGCGCTCGAGGCCGCCGGCGGCGTCCAGAAGCGCGCTGCCGAGCTCCTGCAGATCAAACCGACGACGCTCAACGAGATGATCAAGCGGCACGACATCCGGCCGCGCCGCAAGAAGGCCGGCGCACGGACCGACGAGCCCGATCCGCAGCCCGAGATCGTCGGCGCCGACGATCTCTGA
- a CDS encoding ATP-binding protein gives MTSSWQRTLWLKSTSTMMVVAALLGLAALNLYERATWSEVEDGVLWRSLNGAVVAAEIAPGTAAERAGIQRGDILLAVEGKEVLDVEDVVGVLHGSQAGRPLRYLVARADAREQPTIEVQPVPMGARGPYYALAAVGMFSLLVGASVRLRRPDHQATLHFFWLTVAFFGMMAFSYTGKLDGPDWTFYWGDLTAALMLPPLFVHFALVFPDRPDAWVRSDAGRRFMPLLYLPALALGAVSVLAVMNGATHGEMLARLTDLVQSGQLLYLAVCLIAGLAIMMRALRHVRSVTARRQLRWIVWGSAIGSVPFAFGYALPFAVGLPPLRGFEYTALLLGLVPLAFASAIVRYRLMDVEVIIKRALVYAAALAAIAAIYGVLLWTAERLFLKDSDQRNPLIALLATLVVVLLSRPVKNAIQAGLDRAYYRDRYDYRRALVGFARDLNSDLDLQRLSERLVTRVMETLLVDRIALMLAPVSAGAELAGGFTTIAHAGFVDLVPPLRGNSEVATRLIAGHTLSLDDNLPLRRIDMREVEYWREAGIHYFVPCVSKEGTIAVMALGRKLAPPEAVSAKPRRGEGGEPLSSEDMSLLSAVAAQAAIALENGRLYRQLRTKADELERMRQFSENILESLNDGLAVLDRNGRVVRWNRPMEELYGVRHEQAVGRALGDLFDTDVVALLRGAADGAAYYKIPMRSRHQPARRLLVNIGTTPLRDSHAGVAGTIVVVEDISSRVQLEEQLQISEKMASIGLLAAGVAHEVNTPLTGISSFTQMLLEGASPDDPKTAVLEKIERQTFRAAKIVNGLLNLARPAQVDSGPCDVNGVINDVLSLLEHQLRNGSIQVRKELASTAPVVQGIEHKLQQVFLNLFLNARDAMPKGGWLTIVTRQQHGAALIEIADTGSGIPAEQLSRIYDPFFTTKAIGQGTGLGLSITYGIVQEHGGTISCESQVGQGTRFSIQLPLAEAVPQALAAGQIR, from the coding sequence ATGACCAGCTCCTGGCAGCGCACACTCTGGCTCAAGTCGACCTCCACCATGATGGTGGTGGCGGCGCTGCTCGGCCTGGCTGCCCTGAATCTCTACGAGCGCGCGACGTGGTCCGAGGTCGAGGACGGCGTGCTGTGGCGGTCGCTCAACGGCGCCGTGGTCGCCGCGGAAATTGCGCCCGGAACGGCCGCCGAGCGGGCCGGCATCCAGCGCGGCGACATCCTTCTGGCGGTCGAGGGCAAAGAGGTGCTCGACGTCGAGGACGTCGTCGGCGTGCTGCACGGGAGTCAAGCCGGACGTCCGCTGCGCTACCTGGTGGCGCGCGCCGACGCGCGGGAGCAGCCGACGATCGAGGTCCAGCCGGTGCCGATGGGGGCGCGCGGTCCCTACTACGCGCTCGCCGCTGTCGGGATGTTCTCGCTGCTGGTCGGTGCCTCGGTGCGGCTGCGCCGGCCGGATCATCAGGCGACGCTGCATTTCTTCTGGCTGACGGTCGCCTTCTTCGGGATGATGGCGTTCTCGTACACGGGCAAGCTCGATGGGCCCGACTGGACGTTCTACTGGGGCGACCTCACTGCCGCGCTGATGCTGCCGCCGCTGTTCGTGCACTTTGCGCTCGTCTTCCCGGATCGGCCCGACGCGTGGGTGCGCAGCGACGCCGGGCGGCGGTTCATGCCGCTTCTTTACCTGCCGGCGCTCGCGCTCGGCGCGGTATCGGTGCTCGCGGTGATGAACGGGGCGACCCACGGCGAGATGCTGGCGCGGTTGACCGATCTCGTGCAGAGCGGTCAACTGCTCTACCTGGCCGTCTGCCTGATTGCCGGTCTGGCGATCATGATGCGCGCGCTCCGGCACGTGCGCTCGGTGACGGCGCGCCGGCAGCTGCGCTGGATCGTGTGGGGCAGCGCGATCGGCTCGGTGCCGTTCGCCTTCGGCTACGCGCTGCCGTTCGCGGTCGGGCTGCCGCCACTGCGGGGATTCGAGTACACGGCGCTGCTGCTCGGGCTGGTGCCGCTCGCCTTTGCCTCGGCGATCGTCCGCTACCGGCTGATGGACGTCGAGGTGATCATCAAGCGCGCGCTGGTCTACGCGGCGGCGCTGGCGGCGATCGCGGCGATCTACGGGGTGCTGCTGTGGACGGCGGAGCGGCTGTTCCTGAAGGACTCCGATCAGCGCAATCCGCTCATCGCGCTGCTGGCGACGCTGGTCGTCGTGTTGTTGTCGCGGCCGGTGAAGAACGCGATTCAGGCGGGGCTGGACCGTGCCTACTATCGCGATCGTTACGACTACCGGCGCGCGCTGGTCGGCTTCGCGCGCGATCTCAACAGCGATCTCGATCTGCAGCGGCTCAGCGAGCGGCTGGTCACCAGGGTGATGGAAACGCTGCTGGTGGATCGGATCGCGCTGATGCTGGCGCCGGTGTCCGCCGGCGCCGAGCTCGCCGGCGGTTTCACGACGATCGCCCACGCCGGCTTCGTCGATCTGGTGCCGCCGCTGCGCGGCAACTCCGAAGTGGCGACGCGGCTGATCGCCGGACACACGCTCTCGCTCGACGACAACCTGCCGCTGCGACGCATCGACATGCGCGAGGTCGAGTACTGGCGCGAGGCGGGGATCCACTACTTCGTGCCGTGCGTCTCGAAGGAAGGGACGATTGCGGTGATGGCGCTGGGCCGGAAGCTGGCGCCGCCGGAGGCGGTGTCGGCGAAGCCGCGCCGCGGCGAAGGCGGGGAGCCGCTGAGCAGCGAAGACATGTCGCTGCTCTCGGCGGTGGCCGCTCAGGCGGCGATCGCGCTGGAGAACGGCCGCCTCTACCGCCAGTTGCGCACCAAGGCCGACGAGCTCGAGCGCATGCGCCAATTCAGCGAGAACATCCTCGAATCGCTGAACGACGGGCTCGCGGTGCTCGATCGCAACGGCCGTGTGGTGCGCTGGAACCGGCCGATGGAGGAGCTCTACGGCGTCCGGCATGAACAGGCGGTCGGGCGCGCGCTCGGCGACCTGTTCGACACCGACGTCGTGGCGCTGCTGCGCGGCGCGGCCGACGGCGCGGCCTACTACAAGATCCCGATGCGCAGCCGGCACCAGCCGGCGCGCCGGTTGCTGGTGAACATCGGCACGACGCCGCTGCGCGACTCCCACGCCGGCGTCGCCGGCACCATCGTCGTCGTCGAAGACATCTCGTCGCGCGTCCAGCTCGAAGAGCAGCTGCAGATCTCCGAGAAGATGGCGTCGATCGGGCTGCTCGCGGCCGGCGTCGCCCACGAGGTCAATACGCCGTTGACCGGCATCTCGAGCTTCACCCAGATGCTCCTCGAAGGGGCCAGCCCCGACGACCCGAAGACGGCGGTGCTCGAGAAGATCGAGCGGCAGACCTTCCGCGCCGCGAAGATCGTCAACGGCCTGCTGAACCTGGCGCGGCCGGCGCAGGTCGACAGCGGTCCGTGCGACGTCAACGGCGTCATCAACGACGTGCTGTCTCTGCTCGAGCACCAGCTCAGGAACGGCAGCATCCAGGTGCGCAAGGAGCTGGCTTCGACCGCGCCGGTCGTGCAGGGAATCGAGCACAAGCTGCAGCAGGTCTTTCTCAACCTCTTCCTGAACGCACGTGATGCGATGCCCAAGGGAGGCTGGCTGACCATCGTGACGCGGCAGCAGCACGGCGCCGCCCTGATCGAGATCGCCGACACCGGGTCGGGTATTCCGGCCGAACAGCTGTCGCGCATCTACGATCCGTTCTTCACCACCAAGGCGATCGGGCAGGGGACCGGTCTCGGCCTGTCGATCACCTACGGGATCGTCCAGGAGCACGGCGGCACGATCAGCTGCGAGAGCCAGGTCGGGCAGGGCACGCGCTTCTCCATCCAGCTGCCGCTGGCCGAGGCCGTGCCGCAGGCACTCGCCGCGGGTCAAATTCGATGA
- a CDS encoding TonB-dependent receptor, giving the protein MFRLTGLFAAAAIGLTATSASAQPAVPSMQQVHLLLGGIQGVVIDERGGPLVGAMVSALGVTSAMATTDGRGHFVIQPLPSGQYVLRVNHAGYVSARREGVRVGTLAADVDHIQMRRADADALAARPILTAGVAVTPATDTTTADEGDSHSETAWRLRHVKRSVLKDSGSPVTVADAAADQPIPEAGSIFGRAVDGAATAAANFFTTTPFSGEVNLLTSSSQASTTPFFVSDLAPRGIAYLSIGAPVANGRWDVRASMSQSDVAAWIVAGSFHTRIATAHDSAFGVSYSTQQYQNPELRPVGLGRAADDSHAVGEIYGGDHWTLSPSLALDYSARYAHYDYLHQRSLISPMVGVTLTPMDSHTHLDVHIAQRMLAPGAEEFLAPSLVGPWLPPERTFAPLEGQDLRVERARLLDIGLDHQFNGAYVVGVRRFQENVDNQLVTLFGVPVDGGPESPGHYFVASAGSFAAQGWAFRVASAPTQLVRGSIEYSLSRADWLSRGDMAAIAVWSPTAIRPRSDDIHDLTTSLETELPQTSTRLFVLYRLNNAFAGGTDPRSAPDYRFDVQVNQALPFMPFSGTARWEVLVGLRNLFRDPADTASIYDELLVTHPPKRVIGGVLIKF; this is encoded by the coding sequence ATGTTTCGCCTCACCGGTCTCTTCGCGGCGGCGGCAATCGGATTGACGGCAACGTCGGCGTCTGCCCAACCGGCAGTCCCCTCGATGCAGCAGGTCCACCTGCTGCTCGGCGGCATCCAGGGCGTCGTCATCGACGAGCGCGGCGGACCGCTCGTCGGCGCGATGGTCTCGGCGCTCGGCGTCACCTCGGCGATGGCCACCACCGACGGGCGCGGCCACTTCGTCATCCAGCCGCTGCCCTCGGGGCAGTACGTCCTCCGCGTCAACCATGCCGGCTATGTGTCCGCGCGCCGCGAGGGCGTCCGCGTCGGGACGCTCGCCGCAGACGTCGACCACATCCAGATGCGACGCGCCGACGCCGATGCGCTGGCCGCTCGCCCGATCCTCACCGCCGGTGTCGCGGTGACGCCGGCGACCGACACCACGACGGCGGACGAGGGAGACAGCCACAGCGAGACGGCGTGGCGGCTTCGCCACGTCAAGCGCAGCGTGCTGAAGGACAGCGGCTCGCCCGTCACCGTCGCCGACGCCGCCGCGGATCAGCCGATTCCCGAGGCCGGTTCGATCTTCGGACGTGCCGTCGACGGCGCCGCCACCGCAGCCGCCAATTTCTTCACGACGACGCCGTTTTCGGGTGAGGTCAACCTGCTGACCAGCTCGTCGCAGGCGTCGACCACGCCGTTCTTCGTGAGCGACCTCGCGCCGCGCGGCATCGCCTATCTCTCGATCGGCGCGCCGGTGGCGAACGGGCGCTGGGACGTGCGCGCCTCGATGAGCCAGTCGGACGTGGCGGCGTGGATCGTCGCCGGGTCGTTCCACACACGCATCGCCACGGCGCACGACTCGGCCTTCGGTGTCTCGTACAGCACGCAGCAGTATCAGAATCCTGAGCTTCGCCCGGTCGGGCTCGGCCGCGCTGCCGACGACTCGCACGCCGTCGGCGAGATCTACGGCGGCGACCACTGGACGCTCTCGCCGAGCCTCGCGCTCGACTACAGCGCCCGCTACGCGCACTACGACTACCTGCACCAGCGCTCGCTCATTAGTCCCATGGTCGGCGTGACGCTGACGCCGATGGACAGCCACACGCATCTGGACGTGCACATCGCGCAGCGCATGCTCGCGCCAGGGGCGGAGGAGTTCCTCGCGCCGTCGCTCGTCGGCCCATGGCTGCCGCCCGAGCGGACCTTCGCTCCGCTCGAGGGGCAGGATCTGCGCGTCGAGCGGGCGCGTCTGCTCGACATCGGTCTCGACCACCAGTTCAACGGTGCCTACGTGGTTGGCGTGCGGCGCTTCCAGGAGAACGTCGACAATCAGCTCGTCACGCTCTTCGGTGTGCCGGTTGACGGAGGCCCGGAGTCGCCCGGCCACTACTTCGTCGCCAGCGCCGGATCGTTTGCGGCTCAAGGCTGGGCGTTCCGGGTCGCGAGCGCGCCGACTCAGCTCGTGCGCGGTTCGATCGAATACAGCCTGTCGCGCGCCGACTGGCTGTCGCGCGGCGACATGGCGGCCATCGCCGTCTGGTCCCCCACGGCGATCCGGCCGCGGAGCGATGATATTCACGACTTGACGACGTCGCTCGAGACCGAGCTGCCGCAGACCTCGACGCGGTTGTTCGTGCTCTACCGCCTCAACAACGCCTTTGCCGGCGGCACTGATCCCCGGTCCGCCCCCGACTACCGCTTCGACGTGCAGGTGAATCAGGCGCTGCCGTTCATGCCGTTCAGCGGCACGGCGCGCTGGGAAGTGCTCGTCGGGCTCCGCAATCTGTTCCGCGATCCCGCCGACACCGCGTCGATCTACGACGAACTGCTCGTCACGCACCCGCCCAAGCGCGTCATTGGCGGCGTGCTGATCAAGTTCTGA
- the glgC gene encoding glucose-1-phosphate adenylyltransferase, producing the protein MLDDVVTMVLAGGVGERLYPLTRERAKPAVYFGGPYRIIDFTLSNCLNSGLRKIFIALQYKSLSLTRHLRFGWSIVADELGEFVEVLHPQKRVGEHWYQGTADAVYQNLYSIQREGPRHLIVLSGDHVYKMDYARMLRFHLERGAAATLAVIEVDAADANRFGILQVDGEDRLTGFLEKPTDLPPGQHLASMGIYIFDMNVLVPALEDDARNATSHDFGKDIIPGLIANGPVYAYRFYDENKKASKYWRDIGTLDAYYEANMDLCHVNPEFNLYDPEWPVRTHQVQAPPAKFVFADSGRRVGEALDSLISAGCIISGSTIRGSVLCPNVRVHSFCTLEDSILMPGVRVGRHARIRRAIIDRDVFIPRGASIGFNEDEDRRRHTVTDRGIVVVTKEDEPFLSPIGDEALKNEAEFDGRGGS; encoded by the coding sequence GTGCTTGACGATGTCGTAACCATGGTGCTGGCGGGAGGCGTGGGGGAACGCCTCTATCCCCTGACCCGTGAACGGGCCAAGCCGGCCGTCTATTTCGGGGGGCCCTACCGCATCATCGACTTCACCCTCAGCAACTGCCTGAACTCGGGGCTGCGCAAGATCTTCATCGCGCTGCAGTACAAATCGCTGTCGCTCACCCGGCACCTCCGGTTCGGCTGGAGCATCGTGGCGGACGAACTGGGGGAATTCGTCGAGGTGCTCCACCCCCAGAAGCGGGTCGGCGAGCACTGGTATCAGGGGACGGCCGACGCCGTCTACCAGAACCTCTATTCGATCCAGCGCGAAGGGCCGCGCCACCTGATCGTCCTGTCGGGCGATCACGTCTACAAGATGGACTACGCGCGCATGCTGCGCTTCCATCTCGAGCGCGGCGCGGCCGCGACGCTGGCCGTGATCGAAGTGGATGCCGCCGACGCCAACCGCTTCGGCATCCTGCAGGTCGACGGCGAGGACCGGCTGACCGGCTTCCTCGAGAAGCCGACCGACCTGCCGCCCGGACAGCACCTCGCGTCGATGGGCATTTACATCTTCGACATGAACGTGCTCGTACCGGCGCTCGAAGACGACGCGCGCAACGCGACGAGCCACGACTTCGGCAAGGACATCATCCCGGGGCTGATCGCAAACGGGCCGGTCTACGCCTACCGCTTCTACGACGAAAACAAGAAGGCCTCGAAATACTGGCGCGACATCGGCACGCTCGACGCCTACTACGAAGCCAACATGGACTTGTGCCACGTCAATCCGGAGTTCAATCTCTACGACCCGGAGTGGCCGGTGCGGACGCACCAGGTGCAGGCGCCGCCGGCGAAATTCGTGTTCGCCGACAGCGGCCGGCGGGTCGGCGAGGCGCTCGACTCGCTGATCTCAGCCGGCTGCATCATCTCGGGCAGCACCATCCGCGGCAGCGTGCTCTGCCCCAACGTCCGCGTCCACAGCTTCTGCACGCTGGAAGACAGCATCCTGATGCCGGGCGTCCGCGTCGGCCGCCACGCCCGCATCCGGCGCGCAATCATCGATCGCGACGTCTTCATCCCGCGCGGCGCGTCGATCGGGTTCAACGAGGACGAAGACCGACGCCGCCACACCGTCACCGACCGCGGCATCGTGGTGGTGACGAAAGAGGACGAGCCGTTCCTGTCGCCGATCGGCGACGAGGCCCTCAAGAACGAAGCCGAATTCGACGGCAGGGGCGGGTCGTAA